Proteins found in one Salvia splendens isolate huo1 chromosome 10, SspV2, whole genome shotgun sequence genomic segment:
- the LOC121753023 gene encoding plastidal glycolate/glycerate translocator 1, chloroplastic-like, with amino-acid sequence MSPLLFLFHSHATLHTSPSTVPATSSISAFSTPSLLLPNRHRSLFTPCQKFTKVSSKSLVASSCRNATFSEKLRSNLITKSNFPLADPNKSHPKRTSVVKSTGSEGGLTSATTLQSTALNLLHLAGSLGIIVAVDKLLKQAFVAAAIKFPSALFGMFCIFTILIALDSTVPAAAIGLVNFFQPALLFIQRWLPLFYVPSLVVLPLAVKDIPAASGLKIIYIIAGGWLASLSVAGFTAIAVRKLVNTEMIPAEPMAKPSPFSSLELLAWSGVFLVSFVSAYLYPTILGTNARTCLPFLLASTVLGYIFGSGLPTGVKKVFHPIICCSLAADLAAYAYGYVSKSGLDPVLGYYLTKVSSNPGAGDILMGFLGSVILSFAFSMFQQRKLVKRHAAEILSSVILSTLFSLYSTAFIGRLIGLEPSLTLSVLPRCITVALALSIVSFFEGANTSLTAAVVVVTGLVGANFAQTVLDKLGFRDPIARGIATASSAHGLGTAALSAKEPEALPFCAIAYALTGIFGSVICSVPAVRQSLLAIIG; translated from the exons ATGTCACCTCTTCTCTTCCTCTTCCACTCCCACGCCACTCTCCACACTTCACCTTCCACCGTGCCTGCAACTTCCTCCATTTCCGCATTCTCCACTCCCTCTCTTCTCCTCCCCAATCGCCACCGTTCTCTTTTCACACCATGCCAAAAATTCACAAAAGTCTCATCAAAGTCACTAGTAGCTTCCAGTTGCAGGAACGCCACTTTCTCGGAAAAATTGCGATCAAACCTAATTACTAAATCGAATTTCCCTCTAGCCGATCCAAACAAATCGCATCCCAAGAGAACTTCTGTGGTGAAATCTACAGGATCGGAAGGCGGATTGACCTCGGCGACGACTCTCCAAAGCACG GCTCTGAATCTGCTGCATTTGGCGGGTTCATTAGGAATCATTGTGGCCGTTGACAAGCTACTGAAGCAGGCGTTTGTTGCCGCCGCCATCAAATTCCCGAGTGCTTTGTTCGGAATGTTTTGCATATTCACAATTCTGATAGCTCTCGATTCCACCGTCCCTGCTGCGGCCATTGGCTTGGTCAACTTCTTCCAGCCGGCGCTGCTCTTTATCCAGCGGTGGCTCCCGTTGTTCTATGTGCCGTCTTTGGTGGTCCTTCCCCTTGCCGTCAAAGATATTCCGGCTGCTTCTGGCCTTAAAATCATCTACATTATTG CCGGAGGCTGGTTGGCATCGCTTTCGGTAGCAGGTTTCACGGCTATAGCAGTGAGGAAGTTGGTGAACACTGAAATGATACCAGCTGAGCCTATGGCTAAGCCTTCCCCCTTTTCGTCGCTTGAGCTTTTGGCTTGGAGTGGTGTATTTCTAGTATCTTTTGTGTCTGCATATCTTTATCCAACTATACTTGGAACGAATGCCAGGACGTGCTTGCCGTTCCTTTTGGCTTCCACAGTATTAGGCTACATTTTTGGTTCTGG GTTGCCAACAGGTGTGAAGAAGGTTTTCCATCCGATTATCTGCTGTTCCTTAGCTGCAGATCTTGCTGCATATGCTTATGGATACGTATCAAAATCTGGACTCGATCCTGTTCTAG GATACTATCTGACAAAGGTCTCATCGAATCCGGGTGCTGGTGACATTTTGATGGGATTTCTTGGATCTGTTATTCTCTCATTTGCCTTCTCCATGTTCCAACAAAGGAAG CTGGTGAAGAGGCATGCTGCAGAGATATTGAGCTCTGTGATCCTCTCCACACTGTTTTCATTGTATTCAACGGCTTTCATTGGGCGTCTAATTGGTTTGGAACCATCATTGACACTATCAGTTCTACCCAGATGCATAACTGTGGCACTTGCTCTCAGCATTGTATCCTTCTTTGAAG GTGCCAATACATCTCTTACAGCAGCTGTTGTTGTAGTAACTGGACTAGTTGGGGCAAATTTTGCACAGACAGTACTCGACAAACTTGGATTCCGTGATCCTATTGCTCGTGGAATAGCAACTGCATCAAG TGCACACGGACTGGGAACGGCTGCATTATCAGCTAAGGAACCCGAGGCTCTTCCATTTTGCGCAATTGCATATGCCCTAACCGGCATTTTTGGATCTGTGATCTGCTCCGTCCCAGCTGTCAGACAGAGCTTGCTGGCAATAATCGGCTGA